One Sebastes umbrosus isolate fSebUmb1 chromosome 6, fSebUmb1.pri, whole genome shotgun sequence DNA window includes the following coding sequences:
- the LOC119490101 gene encoding P2Y purinoceptor 1-like, whose amino-acid sequence MNKSSCPRVNFDFAGRFLPAVYILVFIISLVVNGWGLKSLLHNWKKLKIINVFVLNLGLADILYLLTLPFLMVYHFKESKWIFGDTFCKITRFCFNLNLYGSIGFLTCISVYRYLAIVHPMRVMGRITVTHTVGISVMVWLLVSVQSLPDMFYSKTFGNNTEKCYDTTSNAYVEDYLKYSLGWTLTGFCIPFLITLGCYGHVIVVLCCTNTTDKVLKQRSLKLLLITILLFSVCYIPYHVLKNLSLWSRVLYKQKICREWSNGVYIAKQISRGLVCLNSALNPLVYLHGSEDIPARLRRLLQRARRMFSHQPPTNSSSVAMAQITYEGVPQEK is encoded by the coding sequence ATGAATAAATCCTCTTGTCCTCGTGTCAACTTTGACTTTGCAGGCAGATTTCTCCCTGCTGTTTACATCTTAGTCTTCATCATCAGTCTGGTAGTTAATGGATGGGGATTGAAGTCTTTGCTGCACAACTGGAAGAAGCTAAAGATCATCAATGTTTTTGTTCTCAACCTTGGACTAGCAGATATTCTGTATCTGCTCACGCTCCCATTTTTGATGGTGTACCACTTTAAGGAGAGTAAATGGATCTTTGGAGATACATTCTGCAAGATAACAAGATTCTGCTTCAATCTGAATTTATATGGCAGCATCGGGTTCCTGACTTGTATAAGTGTGTACAGGTACCTGGCTATTGTCCATCCAATGAGAGTGATGGGAAGAATAACTGTCACTCACACTGTGGGGATCTCAGTCATGGTTTGGCTGTTGGTGAGCGTTCAAAGTCTTCCAGACATGTTCTACAGCAAAACATTTGGAAACAACACTGAGAAATGTTACGATACCACCAGTAACGCCTATGTTGAGGATTACCTGAAATACAGCCTTGGATGGACACTCACTGGGTTTTGTATCCCATTCCTCATCACACTGGGCTGCTATGGACATGTGATTGTCGTTCTCTGCTGCACAAATACCACCGACAAGGTACTGAAACAGAGAAGTCTGAAGTTGTTGCTCATCACgattcttctcttctctgtttgcTACATCCCCTATCATGTACTGAAGAACCTCAGCCTCTGGTCAAGAGTTTTGTACAAACAGAAGATATGCCGTGAATGGTCCAATGGAGTCTACATTGCTAAACAGATAAGTCGTGGCCTTGTGTGTCTGAACAGTGCTCTCAACCCTCTGGTTTACCTCCATGGAAGTGAAGATATTCCTGCTCGGCTCAGACGACTACTCCAGCGAGCTCGTCGGATGTTCAGCCATCAACCTCCAACAAACTCTAGTAGTGTGGCCATGGCTCAGATCACATATGAAGGTGTACCACAAGAAAAATAG
- the LOC119490675 gene encoding P2Y purinoceptor 1-like: MNNSSCPRLDFGFAGRFLPSVFILVFIIGVVANGWGLKSLLHNWKKLGNVNVFILNLGLTDILYLLTLPFLMVYHFKESKWIFGDTFCKITRFCFNLNLYGSIGFLTCISVYRYLAIVHPMRVMGRITVTHSVGISVMVWLLVSVQSLPDMFYSKTSGNNTEKCHDTTSNVYVEDYLKYSLGWTLTGFCIPFLITLGCYGHVIVVLCRTNTTDKVLKQRSLKLLLILILLFSVCYIPYHVLKNLSLWSRVLSKQKICREWFNGVYIAKQISRGLVCLNSALNPLVYLHVSEDIPARLRRLLQRARRMFSHPLPTNSSSVAMAQIT; the protein is encoded by the coding sequence ATGAATAACTCCTCTTGTCCTCGTCTTGACTTTGGCTTTGCAGGCAGATTTCTGCCTTCTGTTTTCATCTTAGTCTTCATCATTGGTGTGGTAGCTAATGGATGGGGACTGAAGTCTTTGCTGCACAACTGGAAGAAACTGGGTAACGTCAATGTGTTCATTCTCAACCTTGGACTAACGGATATTCTGTATCTGCTCACGCTCCCATTTTTGATGGTGTACCACTTTAAGGAGAGTAAATGGATCTTTGGAGATACGTTCTGCAAGATAACAAGATTCTGCTTCAACCTGAATTTATATGGCAGCATCGGGTTCCTGACTTGTATAAGTGTGTACAGGTACCTGGCTATTGTCCATCCAATGAGAGTGATGGGAAGAATAACTGTCACTCACTCTGTGGGGATCTCAGTCATGGTTTGGCTGTTGGTGAGCGTTCAAAGTCTTCCAGACATGTTCTACAgcaaaacatctggaaacaacACTGAGAAATGTCATGATACCACTAGTAACGTCTATGTTGAGGATTACCTGAAATACAGCCTTGGATGGACACTCACTGGGTTTTGTATCCCATTCCTCATCACACTGGGCTGCTATGGACATGTGATTGTCGTTCTCTGCCGCACAAATACCACCGACAAGGTACTGAAACAGAGAAGCTTGAAGTTGTTGCTCATCTtgattcttctcttctctgtttgcTACATCCCCTATCATGTACTGAAGAACCTCAGCCTCTGGTCAAGAGTTTTGTCCAAACAGAAGATATGCCGTGAATGGTTCAATGGAGTCTACATTGCTAAACAGATAAGTCGTGGCCTTGTGTGTCTGAACAGTGCTCTCAACCCTCTGGTTTACCTCCATGTAAGTGAAGATATTCCTGCTCGGCTCAGACGACTACTCCAGCGAGCTCGTCGGATGTTCAGCCATCCGCTTCCAACAAACTCTAGTAGTGTGGCCATGGCTCAGATCACATAA